One genomic segment of Hemibagrus wyckioides isolate EC202008001 linkage group LG08, SWU_Hwy_1.0, whole genome shotgun sequence includes these proteins:
- the gjb1b gene encoding connexin 31.7, translated as MNWASFYAVISGVNRHSTGIGRIWLSVIFIFRILVLVVAAESVWGDEKSGFTCNTQQPGCNSVCYDQFFPISHIRLWALQLILVSTPALLVAMHVAHRRHIDKKILKLSGRGATKEFEQLKNQKFKITGALWWTYMISIIFRIIFEVAFLYIFYVIYPDFKMVRLVKCDSYPCPNTVDCFVSRPTEKTIFTVFMLVVSGVCVLLNIAEVLYLIGRACSRYFQKPEGDPQGPWLTQMLSPYKQNEINQLISEHSFKPRLNLARKSPTDKGERCSAF; from the coding sequence ATGAATTGGGCGTCTTTTTACGCCGTAATCAGCGGTGTAAATAGGCATTCTACAGGCATTGGGCGCATCTGGCTCTCTGTCATTTTCATCTTTCGCATCCTGGTTTTAGTAGTAGCTGCCGAAAGTGTGTGGGGCGATGAGAAGTCTGGCTTCACCTGCAACACCCAGCAGCCTGGTTgcaatagtgtgtgttatgaccAGTTCTTCCCAATCTCCCATATCCGTCTTTGGGCCCTGCAACTGATTCTCGTCTCAACACCTGCACTGCTGGTAGCTATGCATGTTGCTCATCGCCGGCATATTGACAAAAAGATCCTAAAATTATCAGGCCGAGGTGCCACTAAGGAGTTTGAACAATTAAAGAATCAGAAATTCAAGATTACCGGCGCACTTTGGTGGACATATATGATAAGCATAATTTTTCGCATAATTTTTGAGGTGGCCTTTTTGTACATATTTTATGTGATCTACCCTGATTTCAAAATGGTGCGTCTTGTAAAGTGTGATTCTTATCCCTGCCCTAACACAGTGGACTGCTTTGTTTCTCGTCCAACAGAGAAGACCATCTTTACTGTCTTCATGCTGGTGGTATCTGGGGTTTGTGTTTTGCTAAACATTGCAGAGGTGCTGTATTTAATAGGTAGAGCATGTTCCCGCTACTTCCAGAAACCAGAAGGAGATCCACAAGGACCCTGGCTCACTCAAATGCTGTCTCCTTACAAGCAAAATGAAATCAATCAGCTCATATCAGAGCATTCATTTAAGCCCAGATTGAATTTGGCCAGAAAGAGCCCTACTGACAAAGGGGAGAGATGTTCTGCCTTTTAG